A window from Dermacentor albipictus isolate Rhodes 1998 colony chromosome 10, USDA_Dalb.pri_finalv2, whole genome shotgun sequence encodes these proteins:
- the LOC135917888 gene encoding juvenile hormone acid O-methyltransferase-like isoform X1, with the protein MAAHVKSANFALLSKLANCVRMPAKRAGSSKAPVCEALTALQDRIKETDAGMSPRFQADQYALNNRLQRKDSNFVLDFCQPTFLQECHEKMQFLDVGCGTGDFTRECLLPRCQPCRRIVGTDWSLDMIKYAKRHSDHAKIHYQQLDISADVTDFLAINGPFHRIYSFYCLHWVKNQDAALKNIASLLKPEGECLLLFPASNPATAGWKLLAKMDRWAKYSKKLLAYIAPCEDMVEKQEQIDYMRSLLDDAGLTPSIFVIPRMATFDGWTEKDIIGSWFLTTSWISCALTSQQSCENFMAPRRTRHASACTSSKPRSRRARTLNVVNLNREGCTATAAKMCTHLTILLHFCL; encoded by the exons ATGGCAGCTCACGTGAAGAGTGCAAACTTCGCGCTACTCAGCAAGTTGGCGAATTGCGTAAGGATGCCAG CGAAACGCGCCGGTTCCTCGAAGGCGCCCGTTTGCGAAGCTCTAACGGCACTCCAGGACAGAATCAAGGAGACCGACGCCGGGATGTCTCCTCGCTTCCAGGCCGACCAGTACGCCCTCAACAATAGGCTTCAAAGGAAGGACAGCAATTTCGTGCTGGACTTCTGCCAGCCAACATTCCTGCAAGAGTGCCACGAGAAAATGCAGTTTCTCGACGTCGGCTGCGGCACCGGGGATTTCACTCGCGAATGCTTGCTGCCCCGCTGCCAGCCCTGCCGAAGGATCGTGGGCACGGATTGGTCTCTGGACATGATAAAGTACGCCAAGCGACACTCGGACCACGCGAAGATCCACTACCAGCAACTCGATATCTCCGCAGACGTGACCGACTTCCTGGCTATCAACGGCCCGTTCCACAGGATCTACTCCTTCTATTGCCTGCACTGGGTCAAGAACCAGGACGCCGCGCTGAAGAACATTGCCAGCCTCTTGAAGCCCGAAGGAGAGTGCCTGCTGCTCTTTCCGGCGTCCAACCCGGCCACCGCGGGCTGGAAATTGCTCGCCAAGATGGACCGCTGGGCAAAGTATTCGAAG aaacTCCTGGCGTACATCGCTCCCTGCGAAGACATGGTGGAAAAACAAGAGCAGATTGATTACATGCGCTCTCTGCTGGACGACGCGGGACTTACGCCCAGTATCTTCGTTATCCCGAGGATGGCGACCTTCGATGGATGGACCGAGAAGGACATAATCG GCAGCTGGTTTCTGACGACGAGCTGGATCAGTTGCGCGCTGACGTCACAGCAATCGTGCGAGAACTTCATGGCCCCCAGACGGACTCGTCACGCTTCCGCATGTACATCATCAAAGCCTCGAAGTCGAAGAGCTAGAACATTGAATGTTGTAAACCTAAATAGAGAGGGTTGCACCGCTACTGCTGCGAAGATGTGCACGCATTTAACAATCCTTTTACACTTTTGCCTTTGA
- the LOC135917888 gene encoding juvenile hormone acid O-methyltransferase-like isoform X2, whose translation MAAHVKSANFALLSKLANCVRMPAKRAGSSKAPVCEALTALQDRIKETDAGMSPRFQADQYALNNRLQRKDSNFVLDFCQPTFLQECHEKMQFLDVGCGTGDFTRECLLPRCQPCRRIVGTDWSLDMIKYAKRHSDHAKIHYQQLDISADVTDFLAINGPFHRIYSFYCLHWVKNQDAALKNIASLLKPEGECLLLFPASNPATAGWKLLAKMDRWAKYSKKLLAYIAPCEDMVEKQEQIDYMRSLLDDAGLTPSIFVIPRMATFDGWTEKDIIGLHMSILPIRQLVSDDELDQLRADVTAIVRELHGPQTDSSRFRMYIIKASKSKS comes from the exons ATGGCAGCTCACGTGAAGAGTGCAAACTTCGCGCTACTCAGCAAGTTGGCGAATTGCGTAAGGATGCCAG CGAAACGCGCCGGTTCCTCGAAGGCGCCCGTTTGCGAAGCTCTAACGGCACTCCAGGACAGAATCAAGGAGACCGACGCCGGGATGTCTCCTCGCTTCCAGGCCGACCAGTACGCCCTCAACAATAGGCTTCAAAGGAAGGACAGCAATTTCGTGCTGGACTTCTGCCAGCCAACATTCCTGCAAGAGTGCCACGAGAAAATGCAGTTTCTCGACGTCGGCTGCGGCACCGGGGATTTCACTCGCGAATGCTTGCTGCCCCGCTGCCAGCCCTGCCGAAGGATCGTGGGCACGGATTGGTCTCTGGACATGATAAAGTACGCCAAGCGACACTCGGACCACGCGAAGATCCACTACCAGCAACTCGATATCTCCGCAGACGTGACCGACTTCCTGGCTATCAACGGCCCGTTCCACAGGATCTACTCCTTCTATTGCCTGCACTGGGTCAAGAACCAGGACGCCGCGCTGAAGAACATTGCCAGCCTCTTGAAGCCCGAAGGAGAGTGCCTGCTGCTCTTTCCGGCGTCCAACCCGGCCACCGCGGGCTGGAAATTGCTCGCCAAGATGGACCGCTGGGCAAAGTATTCGAAG aaacTCCTGGCGTACATCGCTCCCTGCGAAGACATGGTGGAAAAACAAGAGCAGATTGATTACATGCGCTCTCTGCTGGACGACGCGGGACTTACGCCCAGTATCTTCGTTATCCCGAGGATGGCGACCTTCGATGGATGGACCGAGAAGGACATAATCG GACTTCATATGAGTATCCTTCCGATCAGGCAGCTGGTTTCTGACGACGAGCTGGATCAGTTGCGCGCTGACGTCACAGCAATCGTGCGAGAACTTCATGGCCCCCAGACGGACTCGTCACGCTTCCGCATGTACATCATCAAAGCCTCGAAGTCGAAGAGCTAG